A window of the Henckelia pumila isolate YLH828 chromosome 3, ASM3356847v2, whole genome shotgun sequence genome harbors these coding sequences:
- the LOC140890394 gene encoding LRR receptor-like serine/threonine-protein kinase ERL2 isoform X1, which produces MREALMSIKASFSNVVNVLLDWDYAQNEDFCSWSGVSCGNFSSYVVALGPPAPVTCLLRIFISLAENFRALCTGDNGAC; this is translated from the exons ATGC GTGAAGCATTAATGTCCATTAAAGCTTCTTTTAGCAATGTGGTCAACGTACTTTTGGATTGGGATTATGCTCAAAACGAAGACTTCTGTTCATGGAGTGGCGTATCCTGTGGCAATTTCAGTTCTTATGTTGTAGCGTT AGGGCCTCCAGCACCAGTGACGTGTTTATTGCGGATTTTTATTTCTCTTGCAGAAAATTTTAGAGCCTTGTGCACAG GGGATAATGGTGCATGTTAA
- the LOC140890394 gene encoding LRR receptor-like serine/threonine-protein kinase ERL2 isoform X2 — protein sequence MREALMSIKASFSNVVNVLLDWDYAQNEDFCSWSGVSCGNFSSYVVALGPPAPVTCLLRIFISLAENFRALCTGV from the exons ATGC GTGAAGCATTAATGTCCATTAAAGCTTCTTTTAGCAATGTGGTCAACGTACTTTTGGATTGGGATTATGCTCAAAACGAAGACTTCTGTTCATGGAGTGGCGTATCCTGTGGCAATTTCAGTTCTTATGTTGTAGCGTT AGGGCCTCCAGCACCAGTGACGTGTTTATTGCGGATTTTTATTTCTCTTGCAGAAAATTTTAGAGCCTTGTGCACAG GTGTGTGA